From Selenomonas ruminantium AC2024, a single genomic window includes:
- the pheT gene encoding phenylalanine--tRNA ligase subunit beta — protein MQVSIKWLNDYIKFNETAEELADKYTMSGVPVENVIRADEGLDKVVTGRIEKLEAHPDSDHLQICQMNVGEPELIQIITGAQNVAEGQVVPVAMVGAHLPNGLHIKKGKLRGLPSNGMLCSAEELKMDLTKLTEEEKNGIYILPADTPVGVPAKDVLGLDDVVLEFELTANRADCFSVVGLVREAAVLTGNEPHYPEISVKEDDEAKAADMIKIGIESDLCDRFAARVIKNVKVGPSPEWMQQRLEGAGIRAINNVVDVTNFVMVELGQPMHAYDYDEIAGHSLTARLAKEGENLHTLDDSSRIAKGTELVIADCEKPAGLAGVMGGLESEVTEKTTTIVLEAASFNGASIRRTSRACGLHSEASGRFERGVDVTAIPRALDRACQLLQEMGACTVTQGMVDVYPAPKEQTEIHYTAEQINARLGTQLSASKMMEILTSLGFAVRTEGEGFVAKVPTWRNDCTCMEDLSEEISRIYGFDNIAPTLPWGAVMQGKQSPRQDFIDKIKEILVGLGMTEELSFSFTNTDLLDKMLVPADSELRKAVPIMNPLTDDYPLVRTSLLTSIMENAVRNFSRKNMDLRLFDVAPVFFPKQLPVTEQPEEVVKLVGLMTGRRNTVGWNQTNDMIDFYDMKGLVEELLASLSISKYTVEAGEHFALHPGKTALFKKGREVIATLGELHPQAAENFGIKQKVYLFEMDVEVLMKYTAKNFHFDSLPKFPATSRDLAIVVDTDAEAGKIEQVITKNGGKHFKSVTLFDVYTGEHVAEGKKSLAFNLQFQSKDKTLTDEEADTAFNNILKSVEKQFGAELRA, from the coding sequence ATGCAGGTTTCCATTAAATGGTTAAACGATTATATAAAGTTCAACGAAACGGCTGAGGAATTGGCCGACAAATACACAATGTCCGGTGTTCCCGTGGAAAATGTTATCCGCGCGGACGAAGGACTTGATAAAGTGGTAACGGGCCGTATTGAAAAGCTCGAAGCCCATCCGGATTCCGACCATCTGCAGATTTGCCAGATGAATGTGGGCGAGCCGGAACTCATTCAGATTATCACGGGTGCGCAGAATGTGGCCGAAGGCCAGGTGGTGCCGGTGGCTATGGTTGGTGCGCATCTTCCTAACGGCCTCCACATCAAGAAGGGCAAGCTGCGCGGCCTGCCGTCCAATGGTATGCTGTGCTCCGCGGAAGAACTCAAGATGGACCTCACCAAGCTGACGGAAGAAGAAAAGAACGGCATCTACATCCTGCCTGCTGATACGCCGGTCGGTGTGCCCGCCAAGGATGTGCTCGGCCTTGATGATGTCGTGCTCGAATTTGAATTGACAGCTAACCGTGCCGATTGCTTCAGCGTTGTCGGTCTTGTGCGTGAAGCCGCAGTGCTCACGGGGAATGAGCCGCACTATCCGGAAATCTCCGTCAAGGAAGATGACGAAGCCAAGGCTGCCGATATGATTAAGATTGGCATTGAAAGCGACCTCTGCGACCGTTTTGCTGCCCGCGTGATCAAGAATGTCAAGGTTGGTCCATCTCCGGAATGGATGCAGCAGCGTCTCGAAGGTGCAGGCATCCGTGCCATCAACAACGTGGTCGATGTGACCAACTTTGTCATGGTGGAACTGGGCCAGCCCATGCACGCCTATGATTATGATGAAATCGCCGGTCACAGCCTGACGGCCCGTCTGGCTAAAGAAGGCGAAAACCTCCATACTTTGGATGACAGCTCCCGCATTGCCAAGGGCACGGAACTCGTCATTGCCGACTGCGAAAAGCCAGCTGGCCTTGCCGGTGTAATGGGCGGCCTTGAATCCGAAGTGACGGAAAAGACCACGACCATCGTGCTCGAAGCAGCTTCCTTTAATGGTGCCAGCATCCGCCGCACTTCCCGTGCCTGCGGTCTGCACTCCGAAGCTTCGGGACGTTTTGAACGCGGCGTAGACGTGACGGCAATTCCCCGCGCGCTCGATCGCGCCTGTCAGCTCCTGCAGGAAATGGGTGCTTGCACGGTAACGCAGGGCATGGTGGATGTATATCCGGCACCGAAAGAACAGACGGAAATCCATTATACGGCCGAGCAGATTAATGCTCGTCTGGGTACGCAGCTCAGTGCCAGCAAGATGATGGAAATCCTCACGAGTCTTGGCTTTGCCGTACGGACGGAAGGCGAAGGCTTTGTGGCTAAGGTTCCCACTTGGCGCAATGACTGCACCTGCATGGAAGACCTCTCTGAGGAAATTTCCCGCATCTACGGCTTTGACAATATCGCGCCGACCCTGCCTTGGGGTGCTGTAATGCAGGGCAAGCAGAGCCCTCGTCAGGATTTCATCGACAAGATTAAGGAAATCCTCGTCGGTCTGGGCATGACCGAGGAGCTGTCCTTCAGCTTCACGAATACCGACCTGCTGGACAAGATGCTGGTGCCGGCTGACAGCGAACTGCGCAAGGCTGTGCCCATCATGAACCCGCTGACAGATGACTATCCGCTCGTGCGCACGAGCCTTCTGACCTCCATCATGGAAAATGCTGTGCGCAACTTCTCCCGCAAGAATATGGATTTGCGTCTCTTTGATGTAGCTCCCGTATTCTTCCCGAAACAGCTGCCCGTAACGGAACAGCCGGAAGAAGTCGTAAAACTCGTTGGTCTGATGACGGGCCGCCGTAATACGGTGGGCTGGAACCAGACAAATGACATGATTGACTTCTACGATATGAAGGGCTTGGTCGAAGAACTGCTCGCCAGCCTTTCCATCTCCAAGTATACTGTAGAAGCCGGTGAACACTTCGCCCTGCATCCGGGCAAGACCGCACTCTTCAAGAAGGGCCGTGAAGTCATCGCCACCCTGGGCGAATTGCATCCGCAGGCTGCCGAAAACTTCGGCATCAAGCAGAAAGTTTATCTCTTTGAGATGGACGTGGAAGTGCTCATGAAGTACACCGCCAAGAACTTCCATTTCGATAGCCTGCCCAAGTTCCCGGCAACTTCCCGCGATTTGGCTATTGTGGTGGATACAGATGCCGAAGCTGGCAAGATTGAGCAGGTTATCACGAAGAACGGCGGCAAGCACTTCAAGTCCGTAACGCTTTTCGATGTGTACACCGGCGAACATGTAGCTGAAGGTAAGAAGAGCCTTGCCTTCAACCTGCAGTTCCAGTCCAAGGACAAGACACTGACCGATGAGGAAGCCGATACGGCCTTCAATAATATCCTCAAATCTGTGGAAAAACAGTTCGGTGCCGAATTGCGTGCATAA
- the pheS gene encoding phenylalanine--tRNA ligase subunit alpha, whose translation MEEKISELKAAAVAEVKAASDMTALNDIRVKYLGKKGEFTAILRGMGNLSAEERPKVGKIVNVAKAEVEEAINAQTGELKAKELSVRLASEKIDVTLPGRNVPQGHLHPLTLTMQRIKDIFVHMGFSVEEGPEIERDYFNFEALNLPKDHPARDMQDSFYITDEILMRSQTSPVQARTMQSNEPNKPIRMIAPGRVYRRDEYDATHSPMFTQVEGLVIDKGISFADLKGTLELFLHQIFNENVGVRFRPSFFPFTEPSAEVDISCVMCHGEGCKVCKGTGWLEILGAGMVHPHVLEMSGYDPKVVSGFAFGLGVERIAMLSYGIDDLRLFYDNDVRFLQQF comes from the coding sequence ATGGAAGAAAAGATTTCGGAGCTGAAGGCAGCTGCCGTAGCTGAAGTCAAAGCCGCAAGCGATATGACGGCACTTAACGATATCCGTGTAAAGTATTTGGGCAAGAAGGGCGAGTTCACGGCTATCCTGCGTGGTATGGGCAACTTGTCCGCTGAGGAACGTCCGAAAGTCGGCAAGATTGTCAACGTAGCCAAGGCAGAAGTGGAAGAAGCCATCAATGCGCAGACTGGTGAGCTTAAAGCCAAGGAACTTTCCGTACGCCTGGCTAGCGAAAAGATTGACGTTACTCTGCCGGGCCGCAATGTGCCGCAGGGCCATCTGCATCCGCTGACGCTGACGATGCAGCGTATTAAAGATATTTTCGTACATATGGGCTTTAGCGTAGAAGAAGGCCCGGAAATCGAGCGCGACTACTTCAACTTTGAAGCACTGAACCTGCCGAAAGATCATCCGGCACGCGATATGCAGGATTCCTTCTACATCACGGACGAAATCCTCATGCGCTCCCAGACTTCGCCAGTACAGGCCCGCACGATGCAGTCTAACGAGCCGAACAAGCCGATTCGCATGATTGCGCCGGGCCGTGTTTATCGCCGTGACGAATACGATGCGACGCATTCGCCGATGTTCACGCAGGTGGAAGGTCTCGTTATCGACAAGGGCATCAGCTTTGCTGACCTCAAAGGTACGCTCGAACTCTTCCTGCATCAGATTTTCAACGAAAATGTAGGCGTGCGTTTCCGTCCGAGCTTCTTCCCGTTCACGGAACCCTCTGCCGAAGTGGATATCTCCTGTGTGATGTGCCACGGTGAAGGCTGCAAGGTCTGCAAGGGCACGGGCTGGCTCGAAATCCTGGGCGCCGGCATGGTTCATCCCCATGTGCTGGAAATGAGCGGCTACGACCCGAAGGTGGTCAGTGGTTTTGCTTTCGGTCTGGGCGTGGAACGTATCGCCATGCTGTCTTACGGCATTGACGACCTGCGTCTGTTCTACGATAATGACGTGCGTTTCTTGCAGCAGTTCTGA